In Mercurialis annua linkage group LG5, ddMerAnnu1.2, whole genome shotgun sequence, a single genomic region encodes these proteins:
- the LOC126680288 gene encoding cucurbitadienol 11-hydroxylase-like translates to MWSMSIFVFAFAIILSFFVYWIFRWRNPPCNGRLPPGSMGFPLIGETIQFFIPSKSLDMPHFVKSRIKKYGPIFKTSLAGRPVVVSSDDDFNHFILQQEGKSVELWYLDSLAELVGQNGSFKDGISLGYIYKTLKKVITEHFGPERLKESLLPQLEDMVNKSLEAWSKHESFELQHACTRMILDFTSKVLFSYDTEKNGDNLRKTFASFTKGLFSFPVNIPGTNFHKCMESQKSIMKIINEAVVERQIFPETSKGDFLDSLIQQMKADNLFTNDLFSYLIFVLLLATSETIPTTLTLVIKLLSEHPLTMQELQKENEEIIRSRESNETTGLTWKEYKSMTFTMHVINEALRLSGSIGMLRRTMVDIYINGYTIPKGWTIMIVPASSHLNPDTYKDPTAFNPWRWKDLGSDVLAKKFIPFGRGKRPCGGAEYSKVLLAVFIHVFVTKYRCSDVKTGEIVRTPILKFGNGHYIHVSKKQDVSVNQES, encoded by the exons ATGTGGTCTATGAGTATTTTTGTATTTGCATTTGCAATAATACTATCATTCTTTGTTTATTGGATTTTCAGGTGGCGGAATCCTCCCTGCAATGGAAGACTTCCTCCTGGTTCCATGGGATTTCCGCTCATCGGAGAAACTATTCAATTCTTTATTCCAAGCAAGTCGCTTGACATGCCTCATTTTGTGAAGAGCAGAATCAAAAA ATACGGGCCAATATTTAAAACAAGCTTGGCCGGACGACCAGTAGTTGTATCATCAGATGATGATTTCAATCATTTTATTCTTCAACAAGAAGGGAAGTCGGTAGAATTATGGTATTTGGATTCTTTGGCTGAACTTGTTGGTCAAAATGGGTCATTTAAAGATGGTATTAGCCTTGGATATATCTATAAGACTCTCAAGAAAGTTATTACCGAACATTTTGGTCCTGAAAGACTCAAAGAAAGCCTTCTGCCTCAATTGGAAGACATGGTTAACAAATCCTTGGAAGCATGGTCCAAGCATGAATCTTTCGAATTACAGCATGCATGTACCAGG ATGATATTGGATTTCACTTCAAAGGTCCTGTTTAGTTATGATACGGAAAAAAATGGAGACAATCTGCGCAAAACATTTGCGAGCTTTACAAAAGGGTTGTTTTCTTTTCCTGTAAATATTCCAGGAACAAACTTTCATAAGTGTATGGAG AGTCAGAAAAGTATAATGAAGATAATAAATGAAGCAGTTGTGGAGCGACAAATTTTTCCTGAAACAAGCAAAGGGGATTTTCTTGATAGTCTGATACAACAAATGAAAGCTGATAACTTATTCACAAATGATCTTTTTAGTTATCTTATCTTTGTACTTCTACTTGCTACTTCTGAGACCATTCCGACAACTTTAACTTTGGTCATTAAGTTACTGTCTGAACATCCTCTAACCATGCAAGAATTACAG AAAGAAAATGAGGAGATTATACGAAGCAGGGAAAGTAATGAAACTACAGGTTTGACATGGAAGGAATATAAATCCATGACTTTTACAATGCAT GTTATCAATGAAGCACTTCGATTGAGTGGTTCCATAGGCATGTTAAGGAGAACCATGGTTGATATCTATATAAACG GATATACAATTCCGAAGGGCTGGACGATCATGATTGTTCCTGCTTCTTCTCACTTGAATCCAGACACTTACAAAGATCCTACTGCTTTCAATCCATGGCGATGGAAG GATTTAGGTTCAGATGTTCTTGCCAAAAAGTTTATCCCATTTGGTCGGGGAAAGAGACCATGCGGCGGAGCAGAATACAGTAAAGTTTTGCTTGCGGTGTTTATCCATGTTTTCGTCACCAAATACAG GTGTAGTGATGTCAAGACAGGAGAAATTGTTAGAACTCCGATACTAAAATTTGGAAATGGACATTACATTCATGTGTCAAAGAAGCAAGATGTGTCGGTGAATCAAGAAAGTTGA